The following proteins are encoded in a genomic region of Planococcus lenghuensis:
- a CDS encoding AbrB/MazE/SpoVT family DNA-binding domain-containing protein produces the protein MAFTERRIVQVGNSLGLTLPIEVPEELNIKKGDKVQVELVGNQLVIKKAPETIAQLDGIPPDFCTILKEEMETHHEALKGLVDR, from the coding sequence GTGGCATTCACAGAAAGACGCATTGTACAAGTTGGCAACTCACTGGGCCTTACATTACCCATCGAAGTACCGGAGGAGTTGAATATCAAAAAAGGGGATAAAGTCCAAGTTGAACTGGTCGGCAACCAGCTCGTCATTAAAAAAGCTCCTGAAACAATTGCACAACTGGATGGCATTCCTCCAGATTTTTGCACTATCCTTAAAGAAGAGATGGAGACGCATCACGAAGCTTTAAAAGGACTCGTTGATAGATGA